ACACTCACCACCCGAGATGTGTTTTGTGGCAGGCCGTCACGTGAACGCTTATCGTACACAAACCGCCATGAGACTCGCAAGCCACCGAGCGCGGAAGTGCTGAGTGATGCAGAACGCAGGGAGCAAGAAATTGAAGGTCTCCAGGCTGAAAACCTCCTGTTCGTGCTCAGCACTGAGCACTCAGCACTCATCGCTCAGCACTGAAGGGACGGCACTCAGTCCTCAGCACTCAGCACCTTTCCGCGCACTACGCGCGTCGAAGGCCCGCTGCATTTCGGCGAGGATGGCTTCGGCGGCGGCCCGCGGATCGGACGCATCCCTGATCGGACGGCCGACCACGAGATAATCCGACCCGGCCGCGATCGCCTGGGCCGGCGTCGTGGCCCTGGCATGGTCGCCGGTCTCGACTCCCGCCGGACGGATGCCGGGCGTGACGATCACTAACTTGTCTCCCACCCGCTGGCGGATCGCCTGCGGCTCCTCGCCCGACGCCACCACCCCTTCGCAGCCGACCTCGGCCGCCAAGGCCGCCCGGGCCGTGACGAGTTCCGCCACGCTGTGCTGGATGCCCATCTCACGCAGGTCCTGCGAGTCATAGTTGGTCAGCACGGTGACGGCCAGGATCTTCAGCGCGGAGTTCGGCACCTGGCTGCGCCCCCGCACGGCGGCGGTCAGGGCCTTGCGATTGGCGTGGACCGTCAGAAAATCCACCCCCATCATGGCGACTTGCGCGGTGGCCCGCCGGACGGTTTCTTCGATGTCCAGGAACTTCAAGTCGAGGAACACCCGCTTGCCCTGTTGGCGAAGCCGGTGGACGAACTCGGGTCCAGCGGCCGTGAACAGCTCAAGGCCGACCTTGACGAACGAGACCGATTCGCCGATTTTCTCCACCAGGCGGATCCCCGCCTCGGCGGACGGCACGTCGAGCGCCAGAATGAGCCGATCGCGAACCTGGAATTGAGCAGTCATGAGTCCACGTTTCCTTCTTGGTGACAGATAGAGAATCAACCCACCGCAGGCCAACACAGACAGAATGGCGAGGCGGGCAGAGTACCCTTTCTTGACCCATCAATCAAGGCTGTGGTAAAAGGGTGATTCTTTTTCTCAGAAGGAGTCGCGAATCATGCCACAGGTTCACAAATCGACGATCAGGCGCGCCCGTCAAGCGGAAACCCGCCGCGCTCGAAACCGCACCACCCTCAACACGGTCAAGGCCTTCATCAAGAAGACCCTCGCCGCGGTGGAGGAAAAAAAGGCGGATGAAGCGGCGACCGCGCTTCGCGAGGCCAGCTCGGCCATCGGCCGAGCCGCGGCCAAGGGAGTGATCAAGCGGAACACGGCGTCCCGCCGGATTTCGCGACTCACGCTTCGCGTCAACGGCCTGACCGCCGCCAAATAAGCCAGCAGGGCATTGAACAAACCCGCCAGCTTTGTTCTCGGATCTTGGTTTGGTCGTCATGCGTCAAGCGTCAGTCGTCAATCGACTAACGATGAAGAAGACAGGATGCGAAGACGTACCGTCAATACGTTTGACGAGTGACGGATTTCCGTCCTTTTGCTCGCTACAGCCTCGAAGGCGTCATCCGCGGCAGAGGGAGAGCAGCAGCGTTTCCATGACGCGCCTGCCCGACCCGGCGCTTCCGCCCTTCAGTTTCGAATCCGTATCCACAAACAGCTCGAACGCCCGGCGCAGGTGCGGGTCGGAAAAGCGGCCGAAAAAGCTCTTCACCCGGTAGGGCTCGATCCCGAGCGGTCTGGAGACTTCGCCCGCGCTTTTGCCCTGGGCGAACAGATCCTTCGTCTTCCAGAGACGCCGGTATTGCCAGACCAACGCGCCGAGAATCCGCAACGGGGCTTCCCCCGCCTCCAGGTTCCGCGCCAAAATCTCCAACGCCCGGCGGCAATCCCGTGCTTCGATGGCTTTGGTGAGGTCGAACACCGAGGCGCCCGGCTCGATCCCGCGCGCCGCCTCCACCTCCGCCGCCCCCGCCGCCGCTCCAGCCGACGTGGTCAAGGCCAGCTTTTCCAAGTCCCGTTTGATCAATGCCAGCGAGTGACCGGCTGATTCGCGGAGCACCGCGATCCCCTCATCGGTGATCTTCAAGTTCAACCGCGCGGCTTCACTTCGAATCCATTCCGTGAGCGCCGCGCCGTTCAACGGACCACAGTCCACGACCAAGGCGCGCTTCACCAATGCCTGCGTCCACTTCAATCGCTTGTCGAGCTTCTCCGCCACCAGGATCAGCGCGGTGGTCTCGCAGGGGTCGGCCAGGTAGGCAAGCCAGGCTTCATTGTCCCGTGCCGTGATCTTGTCCGCCTGTTTGACGATGACCAGGCGGCGGGGGGCGAACACCGGGATTTCCCGCGCGGCGGTCAAGATTGAGGAGGCGCCGTCTTCGTCGGCATAGAGCTGCGCACAATTGAACACGTCGTCCGTGCCGGCGCCCAAGAGCTGGTCCTTGAGCGTCACGACCGCTGTTCGCCTGAGCTCCTCTTCTTCGCCTTCGACCAGACAGAGCGGGGGGATGGCTTCGCGTTGGAGATAGTGAGCGAGGGTCAGGGCCTTCACGATCATGGCGGCAACGATCTCTTTCCGGAGAAGGTCAGGCGGGACATGGATGGAACCCCATCATGTCATCGCGCGCCCGGCAGCATCGGGACAAACTCGGGCGGGGCCTCGGTGGGCTTGATCCTGCCCTCCCGCACATCGTCGATGAAGAGCTGAAAGCGTGCCGAGAGGTCGGCCGCCACCATCCTGCCCGCCTGTTCGACCGCGCGGTTTTGCAGCACGCGATTGAACTGGAGATCGCCCGTGACGAAGAATTCCGACATTCCCTTTGCGGTTTGCACCCAGACGACCTTGTGGCTGCGCACATCCTCGGCCTGCACCATGACCAGGGCCTCCACGCGGCTTTCCAAGGTGGTGGATTGTGTAAAGCTTAACGTCGGGATCAGGATGGAAAGAATGGTCCCTTTGAGGACATAATCCGCCGTTTCCGTTCCTCCGACCACTTGGGCCCCGCTGCTGGTCGCAAACTCCTGACGGAGATAGTTGGAGTACTTGATTTCGAGATTGGGCTCGAAGCTCCCGTTGCGGAGATTCACGATGCTGAGCCGCGGCACATGCTCGCCCGGTTTGACCTGCGCGGCAGGCTGGGCCGTGCCGCCGATCGTCGGCCCCGGTCCCTCCACGCCGAACTGGTAGCCGCAGCCGGCGAGCAGCGCCAACGCGACGGCCAGCGCGGTGCCAGCCAAGAGTGCTGAGTGCTCAGTGCTCAGTGCTGAGTACGAACAAAAGGGTTTCAGCCCGGAGACCTTCAATTATTTTCTCCTTATGTGCTGCATCACTCAGCACTCAGAACCCAGCACTTAGCACTTTTTTAGATGACGAAATTGATGAGCTTCTTCTCGACGTAAACGATTTTCTTCGGGTTCTTTCCCTGGAGCGCCTCCTGGATCTTGGGCTCTTGCTGTGCCAGACGCAGGACCTCCTCGCGTCCGGCCTCGGCGGCCACGCTGATCCTCCCGCGGAGTTTCCCATTGACTTGAATGGGCAGCTCCATCCGGTCGCTGACGGTGAGGGCGGGATCGTAAGTCGGCCAAGGCTGTTGCCCGACGCTGGCTTTGTGGCCGAGGCGCTCCCAGAGTTCTTCGGACAGATGGGGCGCAAAGGGCGACAAGAGCAGCACAAGCGATTCCACAACCGATCGCGGCCGCCGGTCGAGCTTCGTCAGCTCGTTCGTCAAGACCATCATCTGCGAGATGGCCGTGTTGAACCGGAGCGATTCGAGATCCTCCGTAACCTTCTTGATCGTCTGATGGAGCAGGCGCGCGGTTTCCAGGGAGGGCTCGGCCTCGACGACCGATTGGCTCAGTCGGCCGTCCTCCTCGACCATCAGCCGCCACACCCGATCGAGAAACCGGGTGACGCCCTCGACCCCGCGGGTGCTCCAGGGCTTCATCGCTTCGAGCGGCCCCATGAACATCTCGTAAAGCCGCACGGCGTCGGCGCCGAACCGCTCGATCATGTCGTCGGGATTCACGACGTTGCCGCGCGATTTGGACATCTTCTGATTGTCCTCGCCGAGCACGATGCCCTGGTGCACGAGTTTCATGAACGGCTCGGGCGTGTGCACGACGCCGATGTCGTAGAGCACCTTGTGCCAAAAGCGGGCGTAGAGGAGATGCAACACGGCATGCTCGGAGCCGCCGATGTAGAGGTCCACCGGCATCCAGTACCGTTCCTTGTCCGGATCGACGAGGTGCCGCTCGTTGCGCGGGTCGATGAACCGAAGAAAATACCAACAGGACCCGGCCCACTGCGGCATGGTGTTCGTTTCGCGGCGCGCGGGCCGGCCGGTTGCCGGATCGACGGTCACAAGCCAGTCTTCCAGATTGGCGAGCGGGCTCTCGCCGGTTCCCGAAGGCGTGAAGTTGGTCGTTTCGGGCAGCGTCAGCGGCAACTGTTCTTCGGGCAAGGCCTGATGCTCGCCTTCCACCCAAATGATGGGGAAGGGCTCTCCCCAATAGCGCTGCCGCGCGAAGAGCCAATCGCGAAGCTTGTAGTTGATCGTCTTCCGGCCCTTGCCCTGAGCCTCCAGCCAGGCGGTGATGTTCGGGATCGCGTCAGCCGGCTTGAAGCCGTCGATTGAGAAGGAGCCGTCGGGCGTGGTCGAGTTGACGACGGTGCCCTGGTCGATCTCGACGAACGCGCCCTTTTCGATGTCGCCGCCGGACACGACCTCGCGGATCGGAAGGGCATACTTGCGCGCGAAGGCCCAGTCCCGCTCATCGTGCGCCGGCACCGCCATGATGGCCCCGGTGCCGTAGCCCATCATCACATAATCGGCGATCCAGATCGGCAACCGCTCGCCGTTCACCGGGTTGATCGCATAGCCGCCGGTGAAGACCCCGCTTTTTTCTTTCTCCAGCTCCTGGCGCTGGAGATCGCTCTTGCGCGCCGCCGCCTCTTGGTAGGAACGCACCTCGGCCCGTCGGTCCGGCGTCGTCACCGCCTCCACGAGCGGATGTTCCGGGGCCAGCACCATATAGGTAGCGCCGAACAGGGTATCGGGCCTGGTCGTGAAGATCCTCAGATTGCCGTGAACCTGTGCCAGCGCGAATTCGACCTCCGCCCCGATGGACCGCCCGATCCAATTCTTTTGCATCTCCAACGTGGAGGTCGGCCATTCGACCAGCTTCAGATCGTCCAACAGCCGGTCCGCGTAAGCGGTGATCTTCAAGATCCACTGCCGCATGGGTTTGCGGACCACCTCGAACCCGCCGACCTCGCTCTTCCCGTCGATCACTTCCTCGTTCGCGAGCACCGTGCCCAGCCCCGGGCACCAGTTGACCGGCACTTCGGCCACATAGGCCAACCCGCGCTTGTAGAGCTGGAGAAAGATCCACTGCGTCCAGCGATAGTAATCCGGATCGGTCGTGCTCAGCTCGCGCTCCCAGTCGTACGAGAGTCCGACCCGCTTCATCTGGCGCTTGAACGTGGCGATGTTTTGCGCCGTGGTGATGGCGGGATGGATGCCGGTCTTCACCGCATATTGCTCGGCCGGAAGGCCGAAGGCGTCCCACCCCATCGGGTGCAGGACGTTGAACCCACGCATGCGCTTGTAGCGCGAGACGATGTCGGTCGCGGTATAGCCTTCCAGATGGCCGACGTGGAGCCCTGATCCGGAAGGATAGGGAAACATGTCCAGGCAGTAGAACTTGGGCTTCCCGCGATCCTCGCTCGCCCGGAACGAGCGGTGCTCTTCCCAATAGGCCTGCCACTTGGCTTCGATGGAGTGAAAATTGTACGGACGGCTCATGGTGGAGGTTAAGAAGGTTAATCGGTTGGAGGAACCCTACCGTTGATTCAAACGTCGGACAATAACATACGGCAGGAGGCCCCTCAAGCAGAGCGAGACCACGCTCGATCGCTCGCTGGGCTTCACGCAAGGGCCTCGGCAAGGACCGGCGGGCGTTCGTCTGTTATACTCCCGCGGCGGATGGGCTTCTACGCGCGACAGATCTTTCCTCGCCTCATGGACTGGGGGATGAGGCGCGGGCTCTTTCAACAGGAACGGGAAGCGGCGCTTGCGCCTGCTCATGGAGACGTGCTGGAAATCGGCTTCGGCACGGGCCTGAACCTGCCACATTATCCGCCGTCGATCGCGCGCCTCACGGGGGTCGATCCGATGCAGGCCCTCCCGGCCCGCGTGACCGAACGGTGCCGCGCCGTCTCCTTTCCCGTGCAGGTTGTGCCGATGACGGCGGAGACCCTGCCCTTCGACCACGCGCGGTTCGATTGCGCCGTGAGCACCTGGACCCTCTGTACGATCCCCGATCCTGTCGCCGCGTTGCGCGAGGTGAAGCGCGTCCTGAAACCGGGCGGGCTGTTTCTCTTTGCGGAACATGGCCGCAGCGACCATCCGCGGGTGGCGGCCTGGCAGGATCGGCTCAACCCGATCCAGAATGTCGTCGGCTGCGGCTGCAATCTGAACCGGCGCATCGACCGCCTGATCCTCGACGCAGGCTTGACCCTCGACCGGCTCGATCGGTTCGAGCTGCCGGGCGTGCCACGGATCGCCGGCACGATGTATCGGGGGCAGGCGCGCGCGTGACGGGCGAACGGCCGAGCCGCTCAGATGTCCGTGAGCGTCGAGAAATGCTCGATCGAATGGAAGGTGGCGGATGGCTCAGGGGCGAGCTGGGAGCTGGATTTGGACCGATGGTACAGGTAGGCCACGCCAAAGCCGTGCGCGGCCCTGAGGCACCCCTCGTCATCGTCTATATATAAGGAGCGGGCTGGATCGAAGCCGACGAGCTGTTGGCAGGCCGGCCAGTATTCCGGCCGCATCTTCAAGCAGCCGACCTCGAACGCATTGACGATCCGATCGACATGCCGATCCAACCCCGTCTTCGCGACCTTGACGGCCACCCCGGCCTCATGCGCGTTGGTCACGATCGTCACGCGCTTGCCGCGTCGCCGCAGCGCCCTGAGAAACGGCAGGGCATCCGGAAGAAAGTCGATCAAGTGATCCAGCTCCCGGTGCAGGGCGACAACATCCAGCCCCACCCGGCCGGTCCAGTAGTGGAGATCGGTCCAGGCCAATTCACCCTCCACCGACCGATACATCGCCATGAGCCTGTTCCGGGCCTCCTCGAAGGAGAGCCGGTGCAGGGCGGCATAGCGGCGCGGCAGCTCCTCCTCGAAGAAATAATTGTCGAAATGCCGATCGAGCAGGGTGCCGTCCATGTCGAGCAGGACATCGTCGATTTCGTCCCACACGAGAGAGTGCTGAGTGCTGGGTGCTGAGGGCTGAGGCATAAAGAAAGTATAGCGAAGGTCCCGCCGGAAGACGAGGCGCATTGTGTTTGCCAAAATTCCTGTGTTACGGTCCGGCCATCCCGTTCTCATTCATGTCCATGACTGCCCGCTCAGCACCCAGTACCCAGCACTCAGCACTTCTTCCGACCGTCGCCATTATCGGCCGGCCGAACGTGGGGAAGTCCACGCTGTTCAACCGGATTCTCGGCCATCGCTCCGCCATCGTGGACGACGTGCCCGGGGTCACGCGCGATCGCAACTACGCCGAGGCCTCCTTTCGGGGACGTCCGTTCAGATTGGTGGATACGGGCGGGCTCGACCCGAGCGCCAACGAAGGGATGTTGGCCCTGATCCGGCACCAGACGCAAGTGGCGATCGCGGAGGCCGACGTGCTGATCTTCGTGATGGACGGGCGGGACGGGGTCACGCCGACCGACGAAGCGGTGGTCTCGTTGCTGCGCGGGATCAAGAAACCCGTCTACTACGCGGTCAATAAGATCGACACGGCCAAGGCCGAGCCGCTGGTCGCCGATTTCTACCGCTTGGGACTGGACCACCTCTATCCGGTCTCCGCCGAGCACGGGATCGGGGTGGATGATGTGCTGGAGGCAGTCTACCCCCACCTCCCCCAAGAACCTCCCGAAGGATCGTTGGCCGATGTGCCGCGCGTCGCGATCGTCGGGCGACCCAACGTCGGAAAATCGACGTTGGTCAACGCCGTCCTCGGACAAGACCGTTGCGTGGTCAGCGACATTCCCGGCACGACGCGCGATCCCATCGACAGCCTCGCGACCTTGGACGGCCGGCAGTACATCTTCACGGACACGGCCGGCATCAGACGGCGCGGCCGCATCGAACGGGGAGTCGAAGGGTACAGCGTAGCCCGGTCCTTGCGCGCGCTGGGGCGTTCGGATGTCGCCGTGCTGCTGCTGGATGCGGAGGAAGGGCTGACGGAACAGGACACGAAAATTGCCGGATTGGTCCTCCGGCAGGGCCGCGCCTGCATTCTGCTGGTCAACAAATGGGATCTGCGGGCGCACGAGGCCGGGGCCAAGCAAGCCTACGAGGCCGACCTGCACCGCCGGTTTTCCTTCCTGACCTGGGCGCCTGTGCTCTATGCCTCCGCCCTGAAGCCGGATTCGTTGCGTCCGCTGTTTCCGTTGATCGAGCAGGTCGTGGCCTCGTTCACCAACCGGATTCCGACCGGCCCGCTGAATCAGTTTTTCCAATCGGTGCTGGAAAGCCATCCACTGCCGATGCGCAAGGGCCGCATCACGAAGACGGCCCGCTCGGCCTTTATCACCCAGGTCGCCACCAAGCCGCCCGTGTTTGCCCTATTCGTCGGCCATCCGGAAGGGATCACCGCCGCTTATCTCCGTTTTCTGGAGAACCGGCTGCGCGAGCAATTCCCGTTGATCGGCACTCCCGTTCGCATCTTGGTCAGAAAGAAGTGACCGCGTAGATCGAAGCCGGCGCCGCACTCACTGTAGGCCAGTTCCTCCAGAACCAGAAGGATACAGTTGTAGACATTTGGATACGCCCGATGGTCGAACAGGCAGGCCATGACCTTGTCGCATTTTGACGAACCTGCGAAACCGCCGGCCAGTCCATTGCCTCCCCAACCATTCGCGAATCATTCAAAGGATGGCGTGAAATTTGCTTGTTCTTGTGGCCGTGAATTTCTGTTCGAGTCGTTTTCAGTGGAATGTAACCGGACCTTCACATCCAAGTAACCGCATCGGGACGTAGGAAGGCTAGCCTGCGGGCACTCATCCTTTCGTTTGACGCTTCACCAGAGATGAT
The DNA window shown above is from Nitrospira tepida and carries:
- the pyrF gene encoding orotidine-5'-phosphate decarboxylase; the encoded protein is MTAQFQVRDRLILALDVPSAEAGIRLVEKIGESVSFVKVGLELFTAAGPEFVHRLRQQGKRVFLDLKFLDIEETVRRATAQVAMMGVDFLTVHANRKALTAAVRGRSQVPNSALKILAVTVLTNYDSQDLREMGIQHSVAELVTARAALAAEVGCEGVVASGEEPQAIRQRVGDKLVIVTPGIRPAGVETGDHARATTPAQAIAAGSDYLVVGRPIRDASDPRAAAEAILAEMQRAFDARSARKGAEC
- the rpsT gene encoding 30S ribosomal protein S20 — its product is MPQVHKSTIRRARQAETRRARNRTTLNTVKAFIKKTLAAVEEKKADEAATALREASSAIGRAAAKGVIKRNTASRRISRLTLRVNGLTAAK
- the holA gene encoding DNA polymerase III subunit delta encodes the protein MIVKALTLAHYLQREAIPPLCLVEGEEEELRRTAVVTLKDQLLGAGTDDVFNCAQLYADEDGASSILTAAREIPVFAPRRLVIVKQADKITARDNEAWLAYLADPCETTALILVAEKLDKRLKWTQALVKRALVVDCGPLNGAALTEWIRSEAARLNLKITDEGIAVLRESAGHSLALIKRDLEKLALTTSAGAAAGAAEVEAARGIEPGASVFDLTKAIEARDCRRALEILARNLEAGEAPLRILGALVWQYRRLWKTKDLFAQGKSAGEVSRPLGIEPYRVKSFFGRFSDPHLRRAFELFVDTDSKLKGGSAGSGRRVMETLLLSLCRG
- the lptE gene encoding LPS assembly lipoprotein LptE — encoded protein: MKVSGLKPFCSYSALSTEHSALLAGTALAVALALLAGCGYQFGVEGPGPTIGGTAQPAAQVKPGEHVPRLSIVNLRNGSFEPNLEIKYSNYLRQEFATSSGAQVVGGTETADYVLKGTILSILIPTLSFTQSTTLESRVEALVMVQAEDVRSHKVVWVQTAKGMSEFFVTGDLQFNRVLQNRAVEQAGRMVAADLSARFQLFIDDVREGRIKPTEAPPEFVPMLPGAR
- the leuS gene encoding leucine--tRNA ligase, whose amino-acid sequence is MSRPYNFHSIEAKWQAYWEEHRSFRASEDRGKPKFYCLDMFPYPSGSGLHVGHLEGYTATDIVSRYKRMRGFNVLHPMGWDAFGLPAEQYAVKTGIHPAITTAQNIATFKRQMKRVGLSYDWERELSTTDPDYYRWTQWIFLQLYKRGLAYVAEVPVNWCPGLGTVLANEEVIDGKSEVGGFEVVRKPMRQWILKITAYADRLLDDLKLVEWPTSTLEMQKNWIGRSIGAEVEFALAQVHGNLRIFTTRPDTLFGATYMVLAPEHPLVEAVTTPDRRAEVRSYQEAAARKSDLQRQELEKEKSGVFTGGYAINPVNGERLPIWIADYVMMGYGTGAIMAVPAHDERDWAFARKYALPIREVVSGGDIEKGAFVEIDQGTVVNSTTPDGSFSIDGFKPADAIPNITAWLEAQGKGRKTINYKLRDWLFARQRYWGEPFPIIWVEGEHQALPEEQLPLTLPETTNFTPSGTGESPLANLEDWLVTVDPATGRPARRETNTMPQWAGSCWYFLRFIDPRNERHLVDPDKERYWMPVDLYIGGSEHAVLHLLYARFWHKVLYDIGVVHTPEPFMKLVHQGIVLGEDNQKMSKSRGNVVNPDDMIERFGADAVRLYEMFMGPLEAMKPWSTRGVEGVTRFLDRVWRLMVEEDGRLSQSVVEAEPSLETARLLHQTIKKVTEDLESLRFNTAISQMMVLTNELTKLDRRPRSVVESLVLLLSPFAPHLSEELWERLGHKASVGQQPWPTYDPALTVSDRMELPIQVNGKLRGRISVAAEAGREEVLRLAQQEPKIQEALQGKNPKKIVYVEKKLINFVI
- a CDS encoding class I SAM-dependent methyltransferase, whose translation is MRRGLFQQEREAALAPAHGDVLEIGFGTGLNLPHYPPSIARLTGVDPMQALPARVTERCRAVSFPVQVVPMTAETLPFDHARFDCAVSTWTLCTIPDPVAALREVKRVLKPGGLFLFAEHGRSDHPRVAAWQDRLNPIQNVVGCGCNLNRRIDRLILDAGLTLDRLDRFELPGVPRIAGTMYRGQARA
- a CDS encoding HAD family hydrolase, giving the protein MWDEIDDVLLDMDGTLLDRHFDNYFFEEELPRRYAALHRLSFEEARNRLMAMYRSVEGELAWTDLHYWTGRVGLDVVALHRELDHLIDFLPDALPFLRALRRRGKRVTIVTNAHEAGVAVKVAKTGLDRHVDRIVNAFEVGCLKMRPEYWPACQQLVGFDPARSLYIDDDEGCLRAAHGFGVAYLYHRSKSSSQLAPEPSATFHSIEHFSTLTDI
- the der gene encoding ribosome biogenesis GTPase Der produces the protein MSMTARSAPSTQHSALLPTVAIIGRPNVGKSTLFNRILGHRSAIVDDVPGVTRDRNYAEASFRGRPFRLVDTGGLDPSANEGMLALIRHQTQVAIAEADVLIFVMDGRDGVTPTDEAVVSLLRGIKKPVYYAVNKIDTAKAEPLVADFYRLGLDHLYPVSAEHGIGVDDVLEAVYPHLPQEPPEGSLADVPRVAIVGRPNVGKSTLVNAVLGQDRCVVSDIPGTTRDPIDSLATLDGRQYIFTDTAGIRRRGRIERGVEGYSVARSLRALGRSDVAVLLLDAEEGLTEQDTKIAGLVLRQGRACILLVNKWDLRAHEAGAKQAYEADLHRRFSFLTWAPVLYASALKPDSLRPLFPLIEQVVASFTNRIPTGPLNQFFQSVLESHPLPMRKGRITKTARSAFITQVATKPPVFALFVGHPEGITAAYLRFLENRLREQFPLIGTPVRILVRKK